The following is a genomic window from Dioscorea cayenensis subsp. rotundata cultivar TDr96_F1 chromosome 10, TDr96_F1_v2_PseudoChromosome.rev07_lg8_w22 25.fasta, whole genome shotgun sequence.
TACCGGTTCTTGATGGTTCTTGACTAGCAATCAGGTGTCATCTCCGTCCCCATATCTCGCACACAAACTGATCTAACAGTTAAAGAAGAATCATCATCAACAGGCTTGTTGATTCTCCACATTGTCTCATTGCAATCTATCTTTTTTGTTTCTCCATCATCTTGTGGATTATTAGCAATGGGTACTGAAGAATAATCTCCAAGAATTCCATCAAGGCTGCTGCAAGAGTCTCGGCCTTTTTGGGATTGAGAGCTGAGAAGTCTCCGGTCATCGGCATTGGAATTGcgaggcttgttgttgttgttgttgttgttgttgttgttgtgattgTTCTTGGAGTTCCGGTGATCTCGGCCGGTGGATAAGCCAACCAGCCATTTCTGGGCGTCATCCCATTTGGAAGGTGTGGGCTTGGACCTGGAGCTCAAGAGTTTTCTGTTTGATTTGTGGAATTCAAATGTGTATGAGTTTGTTGTGCTTTGGTTCTCTTGTGCTGCTGATCCAATCTCATAGCATGCTTTCTCCTCTCCAGACTTCATTGGGTCTTTCTCTAACTCACTCTGTTTTCAATAATGCCAGCATTCATGAACTCAaagattaaaggaaaaaatGCCACCTTTAttagaaatcaaacaaataagaacaaaaaaaaagaaaaaaaggaataacCTTTACAAGAAGGAAAACAAGATCTTCACTTCACTTTCACATTCACTTTAACTTTCACTTCACTTACATTCCAAGTTCTGTTTCTTCTCAGTTTCTgatacaaaacaagaaaaacaaaatatcaggaaaaaaaaaaaaagtgagcaACTTCTAGACATACATAAAAcactcaaaatcaaaatttttctaTGTCATTGTGATATAGTAAAAAACAATAGCACAAGTTCccaaaaacaaaatggaaaTCATAAGCACACCTTAGAAGCTGAAACAGTCACAGATGCAGCAATGCAGTGGCagcagcaaaagaaaaaaaaaaaacaggtcTTTGTTTAGTcagagaaaagagaaggaaaaggtaGGTGATGAAAAGGAGATCTAAGATCTATGAAGAAgtaggagagagagagagagagagagagagagagaggacaaGGGAAGCACAGGGAGAGAACATGCATTGTTGTTAGTGAAGGAGGGAGAATGGCAGGAAGATGGCTCCAATGAAAGGTGAAAAAGGTGGAATAATCCCACATCGGAAGTGGTAAAAagttttatggtttttaaataaagaGATGTGGATGCTGGACAAGGTCTAATTGAGGAGAATCTATGGGAATGGGACACATGAAAAGTTATGGTCTTTCTGTGTGCACACTGCACTCTGCTACTATTATTCATTGCAAACTGCAACTGCAACAACTAGTGCTCAAGTCTTTATCTCaacatttgttaaatttttcattttatatatttaaataataaaacaagtaaaaatattcTCTTTCTAGTTCGTTTTTAATTGtcatattttatcatattaaaaactttgttaagcattactttttaatttaatatactttgtacaatttttcaataaatcaaaatcaactaagtattaaattatattttttattagtggggttttaaataaggatagttttgaaaaataattaatatttttttataaaatataggtaatcaattaatttttaatttttaatcggtgtgaattagttcaatttgacaattaaaaagaaacgGAAGGagtatatataaaccaattttaattaaaaaatattaaaaatataaagaaaatttttcactTGGTAAACAGTAACTCCGCTGCAATAAACTAGTGgtactattattaatttttccaaaatcgAAGATTTAGTATTTGTGAAAtggtttgtttatattataaaaaaattagaaataataatttttatttatttttttaaatttttaaaattctcctTAAGTGCACTAATTAATTGTGAACAAATAACTTCCAAActttattcttctttaaaattaaggagaaaaaaaaaagagataataaaAGTATGAAATCCTATTTTTGAGACAGACATCTAACAAGAAAAGAGTATGATCAGCGCCACTTATTATCCAACCATACACACAAAAGTAAGATTTTTTTCACTAGatttaaacataaatcatttCACAAAAGCACAATAATATATAAGGTTGTTTTTaagttgttatatatatgtgtgtggtTTCTTaacttttgtcattttttttacagGTAGATATTAAATCCATATATTATCTATAGATAGCTTTTCATCTTctcaatttaaattataatttttcataataaaatatatgaagatTTTGAGTATcaaaaaaatctacaaataatcatatctaatttttttttttaaatatgaccAGGCCATAGAAAAGATTAGAACTCCTAAACTTTGAGTAGTGAGAAAGATAAAATAACCAACTAGGTGAtttatctcaaatttttttttttatagatataagttttttttttccaaagatgACAAGTGCCacccaaattaaaaattatcaaggGATGGCGGGTATAATGATGCACAATTACAGTGAGTTTACAACtatcatatatttaaaatatgtcaCATAAATGCctgaaaaaatttcaagaaccAAACTAAAAAGAAATTTCCTCTATCATGCAACTTCCCACATGGAAAcccatcaaatttatttaaaacctGGATCTAAAACAATATgtgaataaaattattacacttctatatatatatatagtactgtTTACAATATTGTAATAATACTATGAAGTAATGTATTTAATCATGTGTCTTTGCCCACTCATTGCAGGTGACCATGCTGGATTAACTAATGGTTGTCAAATATAAACATACTCaaactcttatatatatatatatatatcgaataTATGTCAATTACGGACGGTTGAGTATAGTACAAATTAGGGAGGACAATAAGAGCTAATGAGGGTTGATTAgttaggttttgtttttttagaaaagttaTTATAGATCTAGTAAAAATATGATTGAACAGTTCAAATTTATTAAGATATTATATAGAAAATTGATTGGACTGTTCAGATCAAAGTactttacattctatttttcactataatattatttataatcattGTGATATTGTTTATGGTACAATGTATACATATTGTATTTAAATCTAATTGTTGATACAAATATTCATGATTCAAAATCCACAAATGTTCCTGGATGATCgatgctcatatatatatatatatataatattgttgggGTAATGGGAATGAAATGCAAGTAAAATTAGAAGGAGAGAAAGAGGGAAGAGTTGTGTTATTATTTAGGTTTAATTACTACATAagtccctgtaattgtgtacttgcTACCTTTTTAGTCCTTACAATTATTTTAGATACAATTtagtcctcatatttagtcgagttgggtcattctagtcAGCGGTATAGATGGGCAAGTGTAAATTACTGACGACTTAATcagactttaaaaaaatattaagaatgAACTAGAACGACTcaactcgactaaatatgaggacttaattgtacctaaaattATTAGGAAGATTAAAAagacagaaagtacacaattatagggaTAATTAAACCTATTATTTATAAGAGAAGGGTGGTGGGAGTGTCCAGAGAGAGAAGtcttagtattattattattattattattattattattaaatatatttatttatagtagcCGTTGGAGGTGGCGGGGACGCAGGTGCGGTCACGTGACTCTGCCTTTGTGTGTGCTACTGCTACCCTTCTGGCCACTCAATTAGGTCAAGACAATCACACCTCTTCACGTGCCTCTTCCCATTTTCTTTATCTTCAGTTATGGAATGGgatcatattttattatttatttttcactttttttttaatcttactTTTGCTCAtttctattatatattatatttatattttattaaaattttaaaaataccaaTGAGTAATGACCATTAAAATTTATGCCCATATGgtattatttcaaatattaaatccAACATTGTTTTTTATTCCTCTCACCTCTAATTCAGGAGAAGATTACAGGATAATATTAGCCAGATAAAAGTGCTTAAGTGATTAAGTCACTTATATGCCACCTAagatgtataattttttaagataattattttttaaataccatCACTATATTTATCACTAGGTGATCTGAGGTATCTCTCACTTTAATATTCTActaattatgtattatttatttatgttatctTCTTTTATCTGAttgtcttctctcttttttttaattcaagtaagttgtaattttatcaatttaaaaaaataaataaataaataaataataaaaggaagAAAAGTTTAGTCATGACTATACAGACATTACattaaatttcattattaattttatggtGATACACAATTACACATATCTATATGTGAGCTTCAAAAGATTTCTTTCAATAATATTATACATTGCCAAAgatctcaaatatatatataataaaggtGTGGTCCAAATATGATCTAATAGTATTTTAAGTTAATTGAACAAGACtcacttaatttatttaattaattaactcatcCCTAACCAACCACCATTCATTCAAAGTTTCAAACAGATGATAACAATTACTATACATACAACACTACTTGATAAACTTACAAATAAAAAGGTCATACCAAAACTATATAAAACCAAACAAGCAATGTTCCACTTAGCTAAATATACATAACCAATTTAATGTCTAGTCTTTAACACAAACAATGCTCAACATTAAAAGGGACTAAGACAAGAGCACACCTTCCTCTCAATCTCTCTGGGTTTGTTTTATAGCATGAATACAAGCATGCATGAATGGCCCCTTTCAATCAACTAATAAAATCAATGTCTAGTCATTTAGTACAACAGTAGTACCATAAGCAACAACAATGGTAGCATGTCCCTCTTTCTAAAAACAAGTGGCCACAAAtaacaacacaaaaacaaaacactatatatatatatatataaatacatatgtatgtgtgtatgaaATTATAATGTCATTCAAGCACTTAAACTAATAAAGAAAAGTCCACACATAGATCTAGTGAggtttgcatgttttttttctttgctattCCTCCAaccaacaagcaatacaattcATGGATAAGAGTTTTCATTTCTTTCATTTGGACACAACCTTTCTGTGTTCCCCACTCTATCCTTGCCATTCTAATCAACTTGTGCAATTATTTGAGCaaaatgattatttttcttgttgaaaCATGGATGTTTTGGGGTCTGTTTTAATTCAACACAATGTACTTTCTTATCATTGTTTTCTTGTCGAAAtcttgagattttattttactaacaaGTACAAATGAGTGTGATGAATCCTCCTCAGCCATACATATAAGTATATGATCTTTTTTtcgtttttaattttataaaaaaaatagtttataattaagaatatatatatatattttttaaaaggaaaGTTAAGTGATCTTGCTCAGCATGTGGCTTGTTATGTTGAGGATGATGCATAATTAGAGGGTGATAACTGATAAGACATGAAATACAAGCCAGTCCAAAACTTGAGTTTGAGAAACTTGATTGAAATTGGAGTCTTTATGAGTTGTTCAATCATGCTAAATTAGTTGTCATTTTTAGTGTCTTTAAAGTTTGGATTGAATACACTTAATTTCATGCTGGATTGACAATCTATATTAAAGACACTTTGAAAATAGTCCAAATTATttaatccaatatatatatagagagatgaacgtccataaataaaaaatctatgaacATCCATTATCATTGCTGATCGGATCTACAGTGATACAGTTTTGAGATCGCAGTGATCTCAATCATTTGAGATCAATAGCAACAGTCGAAACAATATGAAACATTACACACTATTATTGTTCATCAATATCAATCATTCGATCACGATCCAAAAGCTAATAATTGAACGTCCATAGAGGATGTTCTGCATAAAGGATTTCTTTAGAggatttcttatctatggacgtccatagaagatgttttgctatatatatatatatattcatttgcaACAATGTAAAACACAAATTTCTACTCCTTTTAGTATCACaaaatttccttcttttctaTTTTCCCTTCCATTGTTTTCCATCAATCCCAGcacaaacataaacaaacaGTGAAGAACATTTACAAAAGAATAGCTCTAGAGTTTAAAACAGAACAGAAGCAGTACAAAAAAAAGAGGGCCAGACTAACAAGATTAAAAACCAAAGAACCAGCCTGCTACAAACTCTATAATTCCTCTCATGAAGAGACTCTCATACATAAACAATTATACAAAACCACATCAACCGATACAACCGTGGTATTTCCATCGCAAATAAATCAGTTAAAGTCTATGTATATACTCTCTGCATCAATATAGGTTCACTACATTATTGTGCAATTGCACTTGGATTCCAACTTTGGAGGTTTAGCACTGTCGAGCTTGTTCGCGACCGAGTCATGATTTGAAACAATGGTGTTTTGGATCTTTGTATTATCTTTGAATTCTGTGACCGTGGTGTTCGTTTCAGTTTCCAGCTTTTTCTGCTTGGTCTTTTGAGGTTTCGGTGTTCGTTTGTAGGATGATGTCCATGATGAGTCCTTTTGGGTTGGCGACAGTGTTTCTGTTAGAAGGAATCGTTGGCCGAAGAGGCTCTGTTACAAACTCCTCCCTTTCCATTACCTCTGTTGCAGCCTTGTAAGCTAAATCATGAATTATGGAGCTGCAGAAGAGGATGGTATCAGTTACTTCTTCGAGTGTTAGGCTTCTTGACATGTGTCCTCTGGGCCCTTCCACCGTGATCATTGATTTCTCTGTCGAAAAGAAGGCATTccaaatgaatgaaaacaaagatattgCAAGTGTGGCTACAATTGCATTGTATGAATAAACTATACTCAGAATTAAAAAGCATCATTATGTCCAGTTTCACGTGTTCAACTAGAATCTTTGGTAGAGTAAGAGGAAACAAAAGTCACAATGCTTCCATGTGTTCATTTATTACATAAGAGTAGGTGATTAGGATCAAGGACCATACCATGTGAACTTCAGCAAAAAAGTCAGTCCAGGAATATATGAAAGAAAAGGCAAGGTAAATAAGTTGAGGGAATATCATAGTTACCATGATGTTGGTCAATGGAGTAAGACTCCATTGCGGATGCCGGTGAATCTGAATCCTTCTCTAACGATGCAGGACCAGAACATTCAGGAGATACATCCATGTTGTTTCGATCACTTGAGGCAGCGGAATCACTCTGTAAATCTTGGACACCTTCAAGAGAAATTTGTAACTGTGGCATCGCCAAAGAAGGGCTTTCTGTTGGAACAGCGGACATCTCATTTCCACAAACACTATTATTAAGCATGTCTTCTTCACCAATACAAGAGGAATCTGGTATACCATGTTCTACACCTGACTCTCGAGTGCTTCTGTTGTTTCCTAATTTTTCTGAAACGCCTGCTAATCCAGTCTCGACATCATGCAAAGAGTCCACTACTGTGAAACTATCAGTACAACCGAATAAATCTCCCTCAACAACCGCTTGTGTGGAAGGCATGGACTTTGTACTACTTGATCTCATGTTTTCTAGGGAGTTGTTATGCTCGTGATCAAATGTTTCTTTTTTCCCATAAGGTTCATAGTCCACAGCATCAACAAAACCATTTAATGTTTGCTCACTTGAGACTCCAGAGTTTAAAGGCTCAGTAATTTGAGCTTTTGCATTACCAGCATTTCTCATGTGCTCTATTTCCGCTTTCCGGCTGCTTAACTGTCGTTGAAGGCGGAACTCTGATTGTCTAGATGATGCCAAGTCAACTGAAGAAGAAGGGGAAGCACTATCTCGACTAAAGCTGCGTCTCAGCACATTAGCATTGTCCCTTGTGTAAGAAGGCTCAGAACACATTATACTTGAAGCCAAGAATGCTCTTCCCTGGACAACAGGCCATTTACTGCTACTTGACCTTTGCAATAGTACTGATATACCTGTTCCCTCGGGAGTCGAAGCCCTTGGACTTGGATGAGTAACATCCCGTGGTTCTTGAAATTTACTTTCAGATTGTACAGCTTTCTCCTCTTGATAGCTCTTTGGCTGCTGATCAGAATGGACTTTGGTTAGATCAACCTCCATGTTGCAAAAAGAGCTGCTTGGCACAAAATCAGGATCCCGGTCAACATTATTTTCATGCAAACCAGGCAATTCAGAAATTTCCATGGCAGGCAGCATCTCTTCTGACAATCTATCTATTCCAGCGTGCCTCACTGACTGAGAATATTCATTTTGAGCTACAAGAAAAGCAGTTTGAGATGCCGCTTCAGAAGAAGCCAAATCATCATCAACACATTCTTGACAAACATCGGTAATTGATTCCATGTCCATAATACGGAATTGCTTTCCACATTTAGAGCAAGTCTTCAGCATTTCAAGACAATCAACCTTAGAAGGGATACCGGCAAGATATGAAGCATCAGAAGCGGGTGCTATGCATCCAGGATCCCTGAAGTTGGCAGCAGATTTTTCTTCCTCCAGATCAACTTTGTTTGACACACCTCCAACAGAATGTCCATTTTCACTTATCTCATCCATCTTGTCAAATATAAAGATTTCCTCTTGGGCGTCAAAATCCTGAGGCTTTTCCCATTCATTAACTAAATGATTCTGGTCATGATCTTCGGCCTCAACAAAATCATGAGCAACAATGACACCTAGCTCAGAGCTTGCATTACTGCTAGTTGTGACAGAAGAATTCCTTGAGAACAATGGACGATGCACACTGTTTGCCTTCCCAGTATAAAATGTGGTTGTAGGAACACTTGATAAAAGTGGTCTGAACATATTCTGGGGAGTTTTATGATGATCCTAGAAAAAGACCAAAAATCAAGCAATGTAGAGATACATAGTAAGTAAAATGAGTGAATGTGTTACCAATAGTTTTAGATGAACTACGACCATAACTGTTACAGGGggtcaatattttaaaaagctcTCCAGAGAAATGTAAATACACAGGTTTTtcaaaaaaccaaaatgaatGATGAACTGAAGGGCATTGAGGATATAAAGAAAAGATCAATCTTAGTAAATAAGGGTCATAAAGgaaaccaaaaaacaaatattgtgattaagaAAATGTCAGTGTGATTCATATTACAAGTTCCTTTGCCAAATATAATAGTAAGAAGTATAACTGCTATGCAACAGATGAGAGAGAATAGGTATGTTATTCTCTACTTCAAATCCCAGTGAGAAAGCTATTATGTGATCATCTAGTAGTTTTGCTAATTAAAAGAATTCAGTTCAATGTCATTAACATACTGAAATCTTCCAATATTTAAACATATGCATCCATGATTCTACCAATATTCTCAAAacgaaactaaaaataatatagataatcgagaagaattaacaagtaaaccGTACCACTTGTCGAAGTGCAGAATCGTAAGACCTTTTGGGAATAGAACTTGCAGATGGTGTTCTGACTGGTTTCTTAGAGAATGGTATAGCTCTGCTATTCCCAATAACTCCATTTTGTCCGCTGGATGGGCTGGAAGAGGTCTCAATGCCTACAGAGTAGAGAgaatccacatcatcatcaccagATGATGCTACAGAACCTTTACTGTAAGTGCTGAAGCGATCTCGTTCATGGCTATGCAGTGCGGTAGTACTTCTAGAACCAACAGGTGACATTGACAGCCTTCTGTTTCTAGGAGCAGTTGGTGACATGGACTGTCGTCCATTTCTAGATGCTGGAGACACAGCCTTGGAATTTGATGATGGCAACTCTGCCAGAGAAGTACAAAGGTTTGCAGGTGAATCAGAGGAGAAACCAGGGGGATTTGTCAGCCATCCTCGCAGCTTCGGGGAAGCAGAATTGCCACGACTTGGCCTTACTGGGGAGGTCCCCCTTCTTACAGGTGAAGATGCCTGACCACCAGAACCAGTGCTCATCCTCCTAAGAGTGGGAGTTGAAGACCGGGGAGTAGTTGCTGAAGGTTTGTTCGGTGGTGTAGAAGGTCTTCTTGAAGGCGTCGTAGGCCTTAAAGGTGTCAGACTAGAATGGGGAGCAGAAGATGGAGTTACCTTTGGTTGAGTGACACCAGTGGTAGATCGAGGTGATGGGCTCAGTCTATGCGGACTATAACTGCTTCTACTTGTCCGTTGAGCCTTCTCACTCTGCAAAAATTAACATCATATGTTTTATGCCAAAACAATACAATCCCCCTGGCCGGGTGAGAATGCTAGCAACTCATTTGCACTTACAGCAGGCGATCGAATAGAGATGGGCTGACTGTGCTGCCTTCCCCTAGGTGCTGGATTAACAGGTTGAGCCTCCTCATCATCCAAGGACCGAAAAAGAGGAGTATCAGGAGGAGTTAACAGCCTATTTCATAATAGAAACCcctcttttaataataataaccaatgAAACAGTTGAAAGAACACagatgccaaaaaaaaaaatgaccaacaagaaaaataaagctaAAGTAAGTCTTCAATTGAAccatttattcaaattttaattgagATCATAGAAAACAAAGACACACTCAATTAGTTCAAAAAAGTCAAAAGAATACTAACTTAATAGCTTACTAACAGAAGGCAGCTTACCAATCATAATCATTCTTCTCACCATCCACATTCAGCAACTCACTGCTCTGTCCCCCGGCACGAATGTTGACGCTGAGCTTCAAATCGGAACAGTACCTCAATCTCGCTGATGCACAGAAATGCGTCATCTTACTAAAATACCGATGACAGCTACCAACTAAACAAAGCTAAAAATCAAGAACCACAAAGAAGAAAAGCTGAGAGCTTTATTACCAATGGAGGCATTCAAATCATCAGCCGATTGTAACAAAAAGTTATCCCTCTCCCTAGACTCCATATCAGTGAACAAGGTAAGATCATCATCTTTAGTTTTCATTGGAACACTGCTCTCAAAACTCCGGCCTCTCTTGTGGTTATGCTCAGTTCTAAGCTCCCTCCCAGGGGAGCACCTCAATGCAGGCGAAGGCGGCATCTTCTACAGAACTCCTATGTTTACAAAACTATCATTCTCACGGACAAAAACACCATGTCTGATTTGAACCTGCAATCATGAACCAAATTTATAGAAACAGAtgtaagaaaactaaaaataagaatcaaattGAGAAAGAGATCAACTTCGGAGAATTCTCCTCCCTGAATTTAACAAAAACAGCACTGAGAGCAAACCAATGCCGCATTGTGACAAAACACGGGTCATTGAATTAAATACTTGAGAATTTCAACcaaaaatccaaacttttgCATCCAATTCAAACAAACAACGCCAAATAAAGtcaaaaattttggaaaaccCCATGCAACAGGAAACACAAACAGccaaaaaaaacctaaataacAATACCCTTTGCCCAATTGCTCAAAGCCAGGAAAAATCACTTCCGAATCCCTCCACGTCTTTTTATACCTTTCCCGACCCCCAACGAGCACTGATCTCCTCTCTTAGGGCTTCCCCAACTCCGGCACAACCACTGCAAAGGCGGCACCTTTTCCCAAAACCAACCGAAATCAACTCAAATTCAAAGCCAAAAAACAACggcattcaacaaatgaacggCAAACACGGCCGAGATCGGGGAGAAGAAGCCCTAATTTTGTGCAATTTAGAGGGATTCTGGTGGAATGGAGATCAAGAAAGTGAAAGAGAAAGAGTAGGAGGGAGGAGGAGGGGCCAGTGGAGCTTGTTAGggtttctctttctttcttttcctttttctctctttttatttttattttttatttattttttattttttttattttattttttagagaaAGTTTCCCTCTAATGcaagctttctttttctttctctctcaacTCCCACACTCtgcttctttctttgctttgcaAATGAGActgttttctctttttattttccttttttttctcattaagttaattaattaattaaatcaaataaaattactttataATCCCTGGAAGATTTTGTTTTCGCTACTAAATTTTATctatagataaaaaatatttttttagtttttgattaaGAACGATAAAAGATGCTGAGTTAGTGGTTGTAATTTTGAAAGAATAATATAgtaaattttatcattttaaatttttattggattacAAAGTTAGATATGGAAAAAATGAGGGATGGTTTGGAGATAGGAAGGAATTAGAGAATAGTTTATAGATTTGGTAGAACTAGAGGGAGTTGTAGGTACTTTTCCcctttaattaatgataaaaaacaaTTTGGTTGTAGAAAAtgtctcataatatatatatatatatatatttcatgttatattcttttattgatttgttaaGATGTTAccttatataaatattataataatattatattttttatataattttttaaaataacgaATTAATGTGATGTTGTTATTCAACTAAGTGACGTTATTTTTTGTAACTAAATTAAGAACTATCAAAGTTAGGTAAATGCTTGTTGGTAttgaaaacacaaaaagaaaaaaactgacTTGATTTTGCTCTaacttttgtttatatatatatatatatatatcaaatcaaGAGTTGGATTTCTAGAAACAAAAATGTGAATtagtaattattaatatatttttgttaaaataattccTTATATAGCTATatgaattgaaattttatttaaatcattacaaaaatatgtaagatggatgaaaaaaatgatttatgaaaccaaccaaatatataaataataaaatacttttaagattattcttcattaaatttaattaattcaatcagttttttttatttaaataaattaatatgtgtgtatcTATACATAATCATATTAGCAAGTGACAAGTAAAAATGGAGCTGAGAAACAAAATAGTGGTCAAACATGGAGGTCTGCAGTGTCTGAATGCAGAAGTGGAGATGAAGATGCTCCGAAaggaaattgaaaaataaataaataaaatggagaAATCAAAattagagtatatatatatacttatatatataataagagaaaaaaataatctaggTACGTACCTAGATCACTGTTCTCTAGAAGCGTTTAATCACATAAATTGGATCATCATCCTACGggtgttttttaatataagtatTGTACATATTTAGCTGTTCACGTATATTGTGTGATATTATCGAATCGATTTTTGAGTACTATTTATAATGATCGTTGCCATCCGAATACTATGAAAAGTCTAAGAACATCCCTAAATTACTCATCCTCATATAACGAATATTTTTATCATCAGTGTGTTCGGCCTATTGCAAAAAACGCGATGTTAAACATTTAAGTATCATGAGTTCTAGCCCACTAAATATATGTGGCGTTAAACATTTAAGTATCATGAGTTCTAGCCCACTAAATATATGTGGCGGTGATAGCTTTTTACCGTGAGTACGGTTTTATAGTCCCAAATTTTACATCACTGAGTGAAAATATTTGAGTTTGATG
Proteins encoded in this region:
- the LOC120270435 gene encoding uncharacterized protein LOC120270435, whose translation is MPPSPALRCSPGRELRTEHNHKRGRSFESSVPMKTKDDDLTLFTDMESRERDNFLLQSADDLNASIARLRYCSDLKLSVNIRAGGQSSELLNVDGEKNDYDWLLTPPDTPLFRSLDDEEAQPVNPAPRGRQHSQPISIRSPASEKAQRTSRSSYSPHRLSPSPRSTTGVTQPKVTPSSAPHSSLTPLRPTTPSRRPSTPPNKPSATTPRSSTPTLRRMSTGSGGQASSPVRRGTSPVRPSRGNSASPKLRGWLTNPPGFSSDSPANLCTSLAELPSSNSKAVSPASRNGRQSMSPTAPRNRRLSMSPVGSRSTTALHSHERDRFSTYSKGSVASSGDDDVDSLYSVGIETSSSPSSGQNGVIGNSRAIPFSKKPVRTPSASSIPKRSYDSALRQVDHHKTPQNMFRPLLSSVPTTTFYTGKANSVHRPLFSRNSSVTTSSNASSELGVIVAHDFVEAEDHDQNHLVNEWEKPQDFDAQEEIFIFDKMDEISENGHSVGGVSNKVDLEEEKSAANFRDPGCIAPASDASYLAGIPSKVDCLEMLKTCSKCGKQFRIMDMESITDVCQECVDDDLASSEAASQTAFLVAQNEYSQSVRHAGIDRLSEEMLPAMEISELPGLHENNVDRDPDFVPSSSFCNMEVDLTKVHSDQQPKSYQEEKAVQSESKFQEPRDVTHPSPRASTPEGTGISVLLQRSSSSKWPVVQGRAFLASSIMCSEPSYTRDNANVLRRSFSRDSASPSSSVDLASSRQSEFRLQRQLSSRKAEIEHMRNAGNAKAQITEPLNSGVSSEQTLNGFVDAVDYEPYGKKETFDHEHNNSLENMRSSSTKSMPSTQAVVEGDLFGCTDSFTVVDSLHDVETGLAGVSEKLGNNRSTRESGVEHGIPDSSCIGEEDMLNNSVCGNEMSAVPTESPSLAMPQLQISLEGVQDLQSDSAASSDRNNMDVSPECSGPASLEKDSDSPASAMESYSIDQHHEKSMITVEGPRGHMSRSLTLEEVTDTILFCSSIIHDLAYKAATEVMEREEFVTEPLRPTIPSNRNTVANPKGLIMDIILQTNTETSKDQAEKAGN